GCATGTACTTTAGTAGGTATATTTTCACTTCGCTTGATCAGGAATGTTAGGATAAGGAGGCTTCGACCTCCTGCAAGGGTTGGAAGAGGAGATTCCAATTTGTCTATTCGAGGAATAAGTGGTTGATCAACTTCGATTAGTCCATCCAAAAATTCTCCAATGTCGCCCTGCGATTATAATGGTAAAAAAAAGGATAGTTTCATCAATTTGCTCTAGCCCTAACTAAGTCCACCATCACTCTTCAAATGAGTGAGCAGTGACTCATTAACTTAGGGCTTAGCCCTATTCCTAGGGGTAAGAAGTTAGAATtttgtttgatattttatttgggTTGTTTGAAACTTGGTCTCCTTTTTACAAATATAGACATCTAAGGCATCGTTCTAGAGATAAACAATCACTTCCAAGGTAGGCGAACAAAGACAATCATTTCCTGACCCATGCTTGAAGAGAAGAAGAGGTCGGTAGGGAGTATTATTGACCAATCACCAAAGGGAGGGGGTTGTCGAGACCCAAGTTAGGCAAAAGCGCTCTCCGATGCCCCATCTATCGTCGCACCCCCAAAGCCAACAAAGATATGCATAGGAGACTTAGTTGTCCAAGCTGGGTGCTGATTCGGATCCAACATAGTTCTTTTCTCAAGTCGATCTTCCTTCAAGAAGTGTTCAAATCTTGCAAAACTATATCGGTGGCACTCCAaacaattttcctctaaaatttaAGTTAGTAGTATAGTCGGATATGTTAAACTTAAATTGTTCTATAAATTAGGATGTGCTTATGTATCCCTAGGTGTTTGAAACCATTACACCCACTCATTGCGCGGTTTGTGTGGTAATAGGAGTATGAAGTCAGACCATAACTGACATCAACTTGTGTTGAATCTAGAATTTCATAACTATCCTTCACGTGACATTCACCAGACACGGCCTAGCTTTTCCTTAGAGGGAATATGTAAGATGTTGAGGTGGCGATGAATGGTCGACCAAGTTACTTTATCATTTGTGATGTGGAGCCCGTTGATTAACTACGTGGAGTTGACGTCACCATAAGGAAATGAAATGTCAGACTATATAGAGCCGATGTATCTTTCACATGGAACCGTGTATTGACTATATAGAGTTAGCTCATCAATCATATCGGTCAAAGTGGAGTTGACGAGTCAGCATGTGGTGCTGACATGTTGACCATGTCATTTTTACCCTAACAAGatcaatatataaaatattatcataGATGATGTCAGGCCCTCTTTAAGTGGGTTTGATACACCATGATCCCATAGAGATAAGGGAATTACAATATAATTTGAAAGGATTCTTCCTAATTGTCCATATAGTATCATTCGATCATCTCAATGACTATTCtaataaaaactaatttaatcAAAACTTACAATTAAAATGAATGTGAACttgttttaataatattttttaacatatgATAAGATCAAATTTAGTCATTAATTTAACTTGACGGAACTTTAACGataagaaatttttttgaaaGTGTAAGATATTTATGTCTTATATCTCTTTATCTTACTTGATTCTAAGATGGAAGATACTTGTATTTTATATCTTGCTTCTTGTTTGTCAGACGAAACCTCTGTAATGGTCAAGTTATAGGCTATTCTAATAAAAACCCTCTACAATATAAGACACTTATATTATATAAGATACCCTTATATACTATTCTAATAAAAACATTCTACGATGGAAGATACTTGTATTATACAAGATACTTATATTTTatatctcattgggagtttgttAGACGAAACCTCTATAATGGTCAAGTTAATACCCATCCATAAGCATATAAATCTCGTAGGTATTTGTTTAGTTAGTTTCAAACTAAAACATAATTGAGAATGTCACGTTGTTCCTATAAACATCAATTAAAtgagaatattttctttatatgaccTATTGACGTGACATCATAGTATGTCCAATAGGTATTGACTAGATTTTATGTGTCAAGTTCCAATTGATCAAAAATAATAGTCTCTTATTATGCTTAAGGGTTTGTCCATTTTATTTATAATGTCATTTTCAAGGCCTCCATCATTGCCCCCTGCATTAAAAAATTCGTTAAATTGTGCTTTAGTTACTTTTCTTATTTTAGATAGATGTATTTTGCACAAATAAGATGTTTTGGGATCTGTTAGGTGCTTTCCATATTTTTTTATTCTAAACAGATACATTATGTTCAAAGAAAGATGTCTTGAATGTGTTTGATGCATTAGAAACTTTAGGTGCTTTTTCTTGGGTGAACTCATAATGAGCGAATGAGACAATTTGGAATGTGTCCATCACACACAAGGGAGATAGTGTAATACATTAGGTTGGGTattgtggattttttttttattatcttggaCGAATGTATCATATGCAAATGAGGTACCTTACGACGCATTGAgagtttttagatatttttttttatccaaaacgGACTCATCATAAGCAAATTGAATGCTTCATATACTTTTCGTCCTATGCAGATATATCATGTATAAATGAAACGTTTTAGGATGTGTTGAGCACTTCAAATGATTTTTGATTTGTACGAATGTATCACATGTAAATATGACATGTTGGTTACATCAGGTGCCATAAACACAAAAATATATACATTATGTTGCATTTCGAGGTAAAAGCTTCTATTTTTACGGTAAAGACTTTTAATGTATAAAGAAGGGGATTCGGTTGATGTCAAGTTGAGGTAACCAACATCAGCTGATTTGGAGTAGTATTGCAAACTTTTTCGAGTGTTGACTGTTCATATTGATGCAACCTTCTTCGAGTGTTGATTGCTCCTGAAGTAGAGTCTAAATTCGTTCGGCGACTACCCAAAGAATGTGATCGAGGTGAGGGAAAGGTGAGAGCATCATGCTTGAGCATTTCCTCATAGAGTAGTCAGAAAAAAACCACATTAGAGGTTGTATATTAGACCATTTATGGCCTGAACATAGAAACATGTTACGTGGGATTAGCATTTCCATCTAAGGTCTTCAAATTGGGTAGAAGAAAATTGAAAGGAATAGGATCATCTTAAATTCGATGATTGAAATAACACCACTTGGTTTATCTCTTTCGCTTACTGGATTTTATGTCTCATAAAATATAATTGAACTATTTAGCAATTATTTGTGCAAGGTAGGACTATATTGTCTGTGGTGTGCACTTCAGATTGAGGTAAATGTTGTTGAGATTAAATCAGATTGATATGTTGAGGAAGCAATTGTGGTGTTTGAGAAGGTGGTTGTGATATTGGATCACTTGGTGGGATGTCCAATCTAGAGGTTCATACGGAGCTTGGAATGAGCCCCACTTAAGGAACTTCTTATGGTTGATAAACAACTAGATTCTGTGTTGATACCAAATTCATTGATTGTATGAGAAAATGGATGATGATCTACATCATCCCAATCAAGACTTAGACTTATTGGGTAAGGTGAATGAAGATGATGACTTGAACAGTTGGGAAAAGAAAACTATAGTCGCTCCAGACTTATCATTGATAGTGTGCATTTGGGATGCTCCTATGGAGGAAAAGGTAGAGGTCACTTGTCCTATGTTCATCGTCCTACTTTGATTCGAGGATAGAAGATGCTCATATCTCATATCCTACTTCCTATAAAAGATTGTGTTAGAGGTTTATCTAGCAAAATCTTTCCGAAGGTTAAGTTAGTATTCGTTCGTAGGTATATAAATATCatcaatttttgtttaataagttTCGAATGAAAACTTCCCTAAGGTTGCTTTATATAGTGTTATTCTTATAACCActgatttaataaaaaaaatttcctttAGGCATTCTACTAATGTGGCATGCCAAAAGTTCTGCATCTTCTCTAGTAGTTGATATGACATGTTTATTGGTTATTGATTGGATTCTATATATCGGGTCTGATTCACTAGAAAAAAATgatcatattaattatatatgcAATTGAAATGTGGCAATAGATCGTAGTTTTAGTTTTAGTTTTTTTACCTTGATTAATTTAGCTTGTTTGCCTTgaatttatcataattttttgtcTAAGTTTTCAGACTTTGTTATTGTTAATTAGCAAGGATCAGAATATTTGATCACAACATGATTCGCAACACTGATAATAACTACAAcggtaataataacaataaattgTAGTAATAATCCAAGTGCTTCCCGTCACCCCTCTTCTATTCATCAAGAACAAGAGATGAGTTCACACAAGACCACTAAGATTAGAGAACATGAGAGAATGAGTTGGATCATTGCATGATAAAACCATTTAATCTCACATTGGTTGTTCAATGCATTCTGAAAGAGACAAGCTTACCTATGTGCATTGTAATGCAGACGATCAATAAGAATCGAACAATTCTCGATTCCACCAAACCGATTCCAATTTGAtctaataattttaattgaaataaataaaaaactaaaacacTTCACCAACATTTGAATCTCGATTAATAAGCCCGTCGGTTTCAGTTTCGATTATAATTTCTAGAAACTAAAATTGACGACTGGTTTCGATTCGATTCAGAATCACTGAAACGTTGACCTGTTTTAATTCCAGTCCGGCTCAATCCGATTTGAATCTACTCATATACTGCAttggttagagagagagagagagagagagagagagagagagagagagatgagatgaGAAGAGAGAAGTAGAAGTAAAACAATGAACCGGGCGGGGCATAAGCCATGCCTTTGCCCTTATTGTTATTGTCACTGTAAATGAAGAGATAACAAGTTTACAATGCGTGAATCTATTCATCCTTCCTCGGCTTGCATGATGCATCACACTCAAGACTGTAACTTACCAGCAGTTCTCGCGCTTGGGATGACCGTTTCAGGCGTACCCACAGCTGCCGTACTCGCACCGCAGCTCCGGCGAGCACACCGTTCCGCACTTGCCGCAGTTCCTGACGTCGTAGGCCACCGCCGTGCACTTGCCGCGGCAGCACAGCTGCCCGAACCCGCACTTGTGGCCGCAGTAGCCGCAGTGGTTCCGATCCGAGAGCACGTTGCGGCAGTGGTTCTTGCAGCACTGCAGCAGCTGGCTGCCATTCTTGGCTTTGATCCCCAGGCACACGTTGTTTTTGACGGGATCACATCTGTCCCCCTtcttcgccgccgccgccgccgccaggaACCGGCTTCCTGCACGCGGATTGAGCCCCATGAAGTGGGTCTTGACCACGCCGGCGTACTCGTCCTGCGTCGCCAATGCGACGTGGCAGTGCAGAGCGATCGAGCAGATCGCTATCGAGAGAACGGAGACGAGCAGTCTCCGAAACGGGAGGCTGTTGGTGCCCATTcctctcccttctctctctctctctctctctctctctctctctctctctctctctctctctctctctcgttctcttCTTATTGGCCTCATTGGGATTCAGCGTGAATTCGAACATGTGGCggccataaaatatcaatggcttCACGTCAACCACACCACAAGGTGGGAAGTCTTGCAATGAGTGTGCATGATGCTGCATGGCATCTCCCATGTGACGGGGTGCGTTCACGTTGAACCCAATGATAGATCCTTTCAGGTCGTCTCAGAATTACTCTCGGATTCACAGGGAACGAAGGCCTCCTATTATATCACACCGTGAGTATATTTAACCGTATGCACATGAGCATGTGACTTACAAGGAATTATCTATTCTGGGATAAATTTTGCATAATAACACTTGTAAAGATAAAAAGATATTTCTTAGTTTTTATGAGATCTTATAATCTTTGTTTCTCGATCGATATAGAATTAATATGCTTATCAATACTCACCACATCCTAGATTTATAACATCTATCATGGTGTTCATCGGGCCATCGATAAATATGTTTAATCCGATATTTATTATGTGCTAGCGTCGATGATAAAGAGTATTATTAGGTCTCTTGTTACATGGCTTTCTGTAATATATTCTTCCTATCAGTAGCAGCAGTAGTACAGTTGCTGATATAGAACGAAATGTATGCTTTTGTATGGTCAACATTGACTCATCAGCTGTTCATTAGCAGCGAAGCTGCAATTGGTTGCTGACAGCTGATCCCAACACCTATGGCTTTTCTTGCAAATCTCCACGAGTTCCTTTTCTTTATGCTTGCTTCTTTTGTTTCCCGCTCGTTTTTGTTCTGAAAAGAATTCTTTGCGTGGTTATGTTTACTGTAGCTTCAGACGCCATTAACAAATGGTTACGCAGTCGTCGAGAGGCACGCTTCCCAGGAGAGTGGTGCCGACGCAATGAGCTAAGGATTCCTCGGTTTGCTCGCGCATTGATGGCCTCGTCATGCTGCAGTCTGGTGGGAGGTGCCAGCTGCATGCATGAAGATGCAGCCCTCGAGAGTTGACCAGCTTCCATCGGAGACGCATTACTGCAGACTTGCCATTCTTTTAGGGATTTCTAATCGACAGCATATGCTTGGCATGTTGTAGGGTAAAAACTAGGTTTGGCATGATGAATTAGAAgatgatagatatatatatacacatgattTCCAATCCAAAGGAACCCTAAATGAGACCCTTAGAATATAATACAATTACACAAAGAAAAGAAGTTTCAGTATCAAGCCACTTTCTGTTGTCATTTGAACTTGATGATGTTATTCAATTCATCCTGTGCATACATTTTGACTTTGTAGTTGATTAAGTAGGTGCATTCATGATTAAGATGATAGTTTTACATACAATAGTTTTAGAACTTTGCAAAGTAATCAACATCCAATTACTGCATGTGGTTATGCACTAAGAATCTTAAAATTGGCTTCATGAACCATAAATTTtaagatgcatgcatgcatgcatgcctgcCACTTTCTTACCAAGATAATTAATGACTGAAATGTCACATTCAATGCTAAAATTTGATCTTATCTCTCTTCTTCTAGCCAAGAAGAGAGATAAATTTGATCAAATATTATCGATTGATTGTATCAGTCAGAATCATAATACATGGCATTGAGGAGGATCATCGATAACCTCAAGAATCAAATTGAATAACTCATAAAGTAAGAAGATATCTCCATAACTAATGGGGGATTCTTCCCCGATTCATTCAAATAACTCTCACACGTGAGTATTGACCCACCGATTTGTCTTcaataaaatcattagcaagttGGGAGATCAAAGTCCAAACAAAAAGGTAAAAGGTGACTCTCCTCCGGCAGATGTCTTTTTGAAGTGCTGCCCGGTCATTATTTGGATACAAATTAGAAAAAAGGGAATAATATTTAGTGAAGAATTCTGGTGTTCAAATGCTAGCTAATGGAGACATTTCTTTGGTTTCTCTCATTAAGTATGATAATTCCGTTCAACATTGTAGAGAATTCAAACTTGAGAGCTTCCTCAGATTTGATTTCCACTAGTTTTCCTAAAGCTTTGAGCATTCTGCTCTAATCagatgcaactcatcatcaaactGCAGACATCATGCCATTTTATTGGATCAAACATGGACCACTCTACTGCTTCGATGTAAAATGACGATTTCATTGAACTTCAAGTCAACCCTTGTGAAGTCGAAGCCTTCCATCCAAGAGCTGCATGATGTGAGTTACGACCATTATCTGGTATCAGCAAGCATACTCATGCTGATCCACTTCTTTCCGGCACACTCTCAGAACAAAAGGTCAGCTTTTCTTTAGTGATTATGAGCAATAAATTTGATCCCAACACTAACCAGTCAAATTACAGGCATAAAATTAGACTGGACCGGTCGATCGGATCCTCTGTCCATTTGATTCACTAATTAAACCATTTGTAGATTGAAAAAGATGAAAGAGAAGAATACCCtaatatatatttgttattttctcCTCCATTACCTCTATAATCTTATTCCAATATGATatcaattttaatgatattaagtgTATAATTTGTGTACTAGAATAGAATATAATTAATTTACCTTtttaaatatatcaaaatttatgaTATGATCAGTTGATCTATTGGTTTAATTAACAATTTAGTGATCCAAAACTTGACCAAGAAAGATAATAGGCCGAGAAAGATATGCACCTCTAATTTAAAGCATAAATTCAGATCGAACCAATCGATGGAATCAAAAACTAGAAAACAGACTCTTAATCAATTTGATTCACTAATTAAATCATTCGagagttaaaaaaattaatttacatTAAATAGATGAAAGAGAAGAAtacccctatatatatatatatatatatatatatatatatatatatatatatatatatcttattttcTCATCCTTTACCTCTGTAATCGTCTCTCTCGGTATGAtatcattttttatgatattaactataatttcatatttattataatagcatagaattattataaattttttaaatacgtTAAATTTGTGATCTGATCTATCGATTTAATCGataattcagtgacccaaaaaacTTGTTCGAgtctctttcaattttaatcAATAATAATGCTTTTAATAtccatctaaaacttgatagaagTTGGCCCATTGCCTTTGGCTAAGGGTGTTCAAataatttcaatatatatatatatatatatatatatatatatatatatatatatatatatatatatatatatatatatatatatatatatatatatatatatatatatatatatatatatatatatatatatatatatatatatatatatatatatatatatagatgaatttctcaaaagaATCTCCATTTTTTGAAATTTTTCGTAAACTACCCTTATTTTGAAAAAATTTAAAACAGTATAATTTTTAAGATGATAATTTTACCCCTTTGTCCTACCTTCTCGTTATCCTTGTTGGAACCTAGCAACCTACAATAACAATGCTCACCCGGagcccgggggggggggggaaggcaTGCACGATGAAATGAGGTTATGGGTGATAACAAGCCCGCGCACAAGAGCACAGGTAATGATAGGATAGCGGAGATAGTATTGAATTCGATAAAAGAAGAGGTTTTTTATAAGATCATGGGTGCTGTTTCAAaaaattttgagcactttataaaaaattttaaaaagtaatTTCTTTAAGAGATTTACTCTTTatatctatatttatatttatttattttaaaagaacTGAATCATTTTAGTTGAATCAAACGGGAGTCTTTGTAACGACACAATAAGATTTATGAAATTAGCGTCACATTATTTAGAAAATTATAGTATTAAAATTGAGCTAACATCGCTATTGAGGCCTTTAGATAAGTTTGATTAATAACCACACTGAATTCAGTCGgactaatatttttaaaatcaaaattgaTTTGATCCAAATTGATTAATTTGGACTATTATAATCAAGAATGCTTCCTTGAATTATAACTAATTATAGTcttaaaaatcaaataattaatgaaTCAATTTGAGCCCAATTGATTCTATAGTAGTTCGATTGTGTTGTGGTTCCAGGTTGATTTGAACACCCTGCTCATGGTTTCCTCATGCTGTGTGCATTGGTTTTGTCGCACGTCAAAGCCTTACAGAAGTTGACGTAATTTAATTCTTCTAATGCAGTACTGAGAACTcctaattattatattttctttctttatttatattttattagaaCTCAACAAGGTACACAGAAAAATGAACAGCATATTCTTAATCTTATGGGATAACACTATGAAGTCTCAACTATAACATCTCGATTTGCCTTTGCAGATTCTTAATGAGAGAAGTCCATTGCTTTTATAAGCTTTAGATATTTCCACTCATTTGAAAGTTTAATTATTAAGAAAGCTCCTAatgtatttatatgcttaaatatatctttttaatttttcttaaggAACGAAACCTGGTTATTAGAACTCAATGTATCTATAAATTTTAACTTCTCATGGATCaatgtatttttaaattttaatatcctttctcacttaataaaataaaaagtgaTATGGATTCAAACTCataacttatttttaattttttaaaagtaaATAATGATGATGAGATTTGGTGTCAAGATTTTGCTTTCATCAAGTTCTTACTATAAGCATAAATACTACAATTATgctattattatatgaaaaaaattaatatcaaaattaaaatcaaataatggtAGATCAAGATTaggattatatattttttgatatcaTCCAAAAGATCTGTATCTAATTTGTAAATGTAATATTATCGGAACTGAAAGTTATAGTGACATCAATTTATAAgaagaattagactcatcttcttTTCTCTTCGTATCTTTCACAGGACTACGATGAAATAGAGACTTAGAGAGATTGAAAATAGATCTATAATCTTAATTTCTAGTGATTTATCCCTAAGAGGTTCTATCATTTATAGACGAGAGTAGAAGATATAAAATTGTAATTAGAAGAGCTCCTTCTATCAAAACCATCTTCTAAAGAATCCTATCATAAATAAACTTCATTTATATTGGttgataaccataatcagaatcaatcatatctataagatatcttatccaattaaataGAGCCTAATAAtctcattaattgataagatctaaaaatttaaaattaaaataaataaaataaaattttatttaaaaataattttacttaaatagattctaaaaattttaaagaatattttatatatggttataaatttaaaaacaagccaataagcctaataaatataataatactacattaagttcgattgttaatgtaaattatagcaattatatatcataaatatcatattctattttatgtattataatattattagccTTTTCTAATGTAATCCATAATGACCATTGTAATTTATCTTAGTAAGATGATCATGTTATCACATTCAAgtataatatacataaacataattataaatatgatagtagaaataaataatcttaattaagtacgtaaaaaaaatatcaataataatatctaCCAAAACATGCATCACAATATCTTTTATAAATAGCTCTAAGTTTCATTCTAAAATTATGTTCTTTAAATACTTTAAGATATAAAGCTTAGTAAATGAATTAACAATCATCAAAGTAGTACTTAGATTATCAATTGACATTTGTTGTTTTTGAACTTTTTCTTTAACTATCAaatattttatcttaatatgcttaaACTACTAGAGTATTtattattcttagagaagaaaaaaaaatgatattatcataaaatatcttcagttGCCTAACAATTGAGTCAACCATACTAAATCCTTAGATAAAATTTTACAACTATAAAACTTAATTTGTAGTCTTAAAGCATACCACaaatttagtttatattattGATGATACAATAGGTGATTAGTTtatacatttttttaaaaaattattcctcTTGCTAACATTAATATAAATCATAAAGTGGATTTCCTACTACCGAGATAATTTGTAAAATCAGTATTTGAATATTTCGTCACTTTTAGTTAACCTAATAtcttatatgtgagcatataatctctcATCATCTTTAGATATCTCAGCACTTTCTTTGTAGCTTTTCATAGGTTATTTTGATATCTATTAAGCATTTTTATTGTAAAATTGATATATAGTCTGTTTTAACATATAATAGATTTTCAACTACATgtattttatttgattcttttctaagtctttTATAGGACATTAACTTTGACTGAATCTATCACCCTTGGTAATAGTTGTATCATTTGCTGAGTAAAGTTATGTTAGGACCAAGTTGGCACTGAgaaggggggtgggggtgaattagtgctttcgataaaaacaatattgatttattcaataaagcttcattcaataAAGCTTGCATCCAAAAAAGCGTTTGAACTTGAAAATGTTCATAAATGATTGAgggtagtgagcaagtaaatcagtgagtaatgagaatgaaaagcatgaaagaaatgacACAAAAAGAAAGCACacaagatttatagtggttcagtcgttgtgacctacacctactcctgattcctcttcacttgaggccactggcttccactaccgattttctttcaacgagcaaagatcaactaccttttatacatctttctccttttcacaagttcgggagagaatctttacacctctcttttagacttcacccctcccttagaaaacttctaactctaggaggaagagactctaaatcctaagagagttttcaatttttctcaagtattctttcctctCTTTCAACTTAATTTCTTGCTTCTCcaagcaggaatagctggggtatttatataccccaaatgacttaaaaaatgaagcaaaaaaagatctcatcttAGGTTTCCTGAGTCTtgatggtaccatcacttgtgTTGGGCGATTCTACCACCTACAGCATTAAAACtacacggtaccaccacccagtatgGTAGTACCATTGCTAGTACTCTCTGACACTAGACGGTACTACTACCTAACACAGTTTGAGAGATTATGTCTGGGCGATACCGCTACCTGACATAAtcttggcggtaccattgctagaCCTTACTACATGACActaaatgggccaaacaatagactcaattgattcaggcccaattggtttttaattgagttgacattgtatcatcccaaaatcaactcaattagacccaattaactcgatctagacacacacgattacaagcatgaatcctatgttatctggcatgttattggttcattcgacgcttcatctgatcctttcggcgcattgtcctctcttgcgacgtATTGTCCAATCGACATGTTAACCTCtgcaacatccaatctccttggcgcaatgtccgatccttctggcccgatgcctgaactcatgacatgaagccttttaccgatatgtcgactgatcctctagctcgatgtccaatcttctgacatgttccactttggTCTAACGATTGATTCCTCTTGCTTCAATCGATTAACCTTTTCTGATCAAAGTtactcctgcgtcactcaaaatacagattagattgtaaactcatcaattgatttcatcatcaaaatccgagattcaataatctctcccattttgatgatgacaatcaattaatgatggaATTTAACTAAACTTCCTCtatcaaaatatcataatttcaatcatgaattatatATAATACATCATATCAATACTTATATCATAAGTTCAAGCATTTCATCTAAaccatcatacataataaaatttcattataccatgtatgatcatcatcatacattctcccctttctcatcaacaaaaaagagaagtgcaactagtaagtttttgagatataattttaaatcattacattataaacataattttaagtttttgaaacatcattgcatatatcatcatgcaagctagcaagtttttcagatatgaaagttagcaaaatttttatatcttttgagatatgcaaaattgttaggatcaagagcggcactaagggggggtgaattagtacagcaaaaaactttcccgattaaacccgattctaggaaatattcgtttcgattcaatccgtttcggaaagaaattgaacttgaaagctttcataaaagtacaaagagaagattaaggaagtttacagtaatttaaattgcataaatgaaaagcaaaccagaatttagaatggttcggtcgttgtgacctacatccactttcggattcctcctccgttgaggtcaccgacgtcca
The window above is part of the Musa acuminata AAA Group cultivar baxijiao chromosome BXJ2-6, Cavendish_Baxijiao_AAA, whole genome shotgun sequence genome. Proteins encoded here:
- the LOC135613588 gene encoding protein GRIM REAPER-like; the protein is MGTNSLPFRRLLVSVLSIAICSIALHCHVALATQDEYAGVVKTHFMGLNPRAGSRFLAAAAAAKKGDRCDPVKNNVCLGIKAKNGSQLLQCCKNHCRNVLSDRNHCGYCGHKCGFGQLCCRGKCTAVAYDVRNCGKCGTVCSPELRCEYGSCGYA